Genomic DNA from Candidatus Eisenbacteria bacterium:
TCCCGGTAAACCCGGTACGAAGCAAAATCCGCGTCGTTGTTCTGCGTCCATGTCAACTCAACGAACGTCGCCGGCGCGACGGTCCTCACGTTCCCACTCACTATCACAACAGCCGCCGGCGCCGATGCCACCGTCATCAATCTTGGGGCAACCAACGCGGGAGCCGAGTTGCCGGCCTCATCGCTGAACTGTCCAAGGACGACCTCCTTGTAGAACTCCAGGTTCGGCGGAAGCGCGTACACTGCCTCGTAAATCCCATCGTCCGGCGCGTCATCGCCGTGCGTACCGTCGTCGAAAAGCGCGATTGTGTCTATCACGCTCCCGATCTCCACCCACGCTCTTCCACCCGTCTCGCCCCCGTCCAGTCTTATGTGGATGATGGCTCCCGGCGACAACACGCTGTCGGTCGGGGACCAATTCAGCGAGCTAATGAATGCCCTCGTGTCCAGCACAACTGAGTCTGCAACAGGCACGGACTCGAGGCCGAACTCGTCCAGAAACTTGGCCCAGACGATCTTCTGGCCGTCTCCCGTCTCCAACTGCCAGCTCAACGGCGACAGGTAAGGTTGCCAACTCGCCTCAGAAAAGAGAGAGCTGTTGGACACCATGACCGACCGCGTGCCCGAAGCAGCCGAGAACCCCAAGGACACGTTTCTTGAACTCACATATCGCTTGCCGTTCTCGATCGTCACCGAGAAAGGAGCAGGAGTACATTCGATGGGGTCAGATCGTCTTCCCTCTCTCGCGTCCCTTGTCACGGCGCAGACCCTGTATCGGTAGGTCACACCATTGGAAACAGTCTCGTCGCGCCAGGTGTTCTCTTCCGTCGAGGACACCAGGGAATAGTCCTGGAAACTTCCCGAGGCTCTGTACACATGATAGGAGCCTACGCCGGTGGTGTCAGAAAGGGTCCACGAGAGAACAACGAGCCGGTTGCCGACAGAACACGATGATATGACCGGCGCGACAGGCAGTTCTGGCCCATCGTAGCCTGGGTCGAGGGGGTTCTCGAAACGAGGGGCTTCGAGCCCCTTCTCGCAAGAACTCACCACAATCAGCAGAAGCGCTGCCATCAAACCGACAAGTGTTCCTCTCACTGTCAAGCTCCTTCCTCCCCGTTCTATCCTATGGGAACTCTCACAGCCACGTAAACTCCCCCGGAAGTTCCGGACACGTCCATGGAAAGGGACTTCCCCGGAACGGAGCCGCTCTCCTCAGGGGCAATCGTGGAGGCGCGCGCGGCGTCCAGGATGCTCAAGGCCCAGAGGCCCAAAGTGAGACCTCTCAGCGTACGTTTCGCCAGCGATGCGCCGTCCAAAGTGTCGAACTTATCCTCGACTTCCTGCCTCGCCATCAAAACCGCTTCCTCGGTGCTCGCCGTCTCGTACTTGTGAAGAGCCTCGGAGTACCGAACCTGACAGTCCCTGTAGTACTGCTGGGCAATCAGCGCAGCGCCGGCCGCGGACACGACTGAAGCGCTCCAAAACGTGCCCGCGGATTTGTGCCCTGCGTAAATGTGCCCCATTCCAGGAAAAAGCGTTCCCCTGAGCACAGAGGATGACATGCTCACGGGCTTCAGACGAAACGACAGACCGTTCGCACCCGCGCCCACCACCCCGCTCCCACGATCAAGAAGAACATTCTCCAGGAATCCGTAGACAGCGGGCACGGCGGCTGCCATCAAGTAGCCGTTCCTGGCGAATCTCGCATTCTTGGCGAACTCGTAGTTCCGCGAGAGCTTCGTGTGATATACCGCGGCCTCCTCCTCGTTCCGAGCGGACTTGTACTTGCTATCAAACTCTTGGTACTTCTCCCTGTACCTCTCGGCCCGCCATTCCTCCCTCGCTGCCCCAAGCACCGCAATCCCCTGGGTTATGCTAAGTATGATTCCCTTCTGCGTCTCACCTCTTACAAACTTGGAAGGCCCGGCAAGTCCCGCCAGCGTAGTGACGACTTCGGCCCCGTTGGCGCCGGCCCTTACCTTAGGCGACACGCCCGGCCTCTGCGGTCCGATGTCCACCCATCCCACCCTCGTCTCGAATCCGGACTTCTCAATCTTGACTCGAAAATGACCGCCGAGCTGCATCGGGAGCTCAAACGCAGTGACACCGGAAATCCGGATCGGGCCGACGAACTCCACCGCACTTCCGTTCGGGCTGGAGGAAATCGCCATGCCGCTCCCTAGACAGGATCCGGTGAACAGCAAAACACCCAATATGACGGAGTGCACAACAATCACGGGGATTCTGTGCGTCATCTTGTATTCAGTAGTCATACTGGCTGAAACTTAGCCGCTCTGGGGGAAAAGTCAAGGGAAAAATCCTGGGGTACACCTAGGAGATTGAGGGGTGCAAGCAGTTGTCACAACAGGGAGTGGACCGTGGCCGGCAGAACCGGGCCCTCACAGTGCGGGCGGGCGAGCGCTCGGATGGTGCGAAGGCAGGTGGCTCGGCCCGAGCATCACGGGGCCGGGATAAGACGCACGAAGTCGTAGCCTGCGATCTCGTGAAAGATGGGATACAAGTCGTCGGTGGTCACAGCGCGGAAGTACACGCCACCGGTAATCTGGACGACCTGCTTCATGAGGGGCTCGCCGATGTGGTATATCAGCTGGCCGGAAGGACACCGCGGGTCTTTGTCCTCGCCGAAAACGACTGCGTAGACGATAACGTGTTTCTCCTTCGCATAGTTGGCTTGCGTTACCACCCAGTTCAGTGGTCTAGAATCAAAGACACAAGGACTGAGTCTGTCGTAATATCTACCCTTTATAACGTTCGCCAGGCCGTCGGTTATCAGCACGACAATCTTGGGATTCGGACGTCCGCTGGTCGCCAGCGAGTCCGTTGCCATGCGCATCCCGCCTCCTATGTCGGTATATATGCTTGTTCCTCTTCCCGGCTCGAGCCTCTGTATGCCTGCTACGACGGCGGCCGCCTCGTTCTTCAGATACTTGAGCCGCACGTCACAGCTCAGGTACGTGTTGTAAGAAACCACACCCATCATGGTTTCGTCTGCTAACTGGTTGACCAGATAGACGCCGGCGTTTTTTACGCTGGTCATCGGCTCCCAGGCACATTCCGACGGGCAATACGGACAGGGCTGACCGGGATGGTCATTGCACATACTGCCGGAGCGGTCCAGGACCAGCATGAGGTCTGCACCCACTCTCTGTGCAGCAGACACTGCCCGGATGGTCGTGGACTGCTTGCCCAACACTCGCGCGAACCACAGCGATACCTCCTGGGTGCTCTCCACCTTCATGGTACCGACCGGGTTCCCGAGAAAGGTGAGGGTGACCTCGGGGGCGGTCACCGCTTCCGCCTCGGGGAGATTCCGAGCCATGTAATCGTTGAAGGTGTCAGTCGCGTCAGAGGTGTTCGGCAAGTCCTGAGCGGCGGCCAACGCCGAAGCGTCAGTGG
This window encodes:
- a CDS encoding VWA domain-containing protein, which encodes MSRIRRTLHWRGQRGAVIVLVAALMVVLVGAVALVVDVGMVMAYRAQLQKATDASALAAAQDLPNTSDATDTFNDYMARNLPEAEAVTAPEVTLTFLGNPVGTMKVESTQEVSLWFARVLGKQSTTIRAVSAAQRVGADLMLVLDRSGSMCNDHPGQPCPYCPSECAWEPMTSVKNAGVYLVNQLADETMMGVVSYNTYLSCDVRLKYLKNEAAAVVAGIQRLEPGRGTSIYTDIGGGMRMATDSLATSGRPNPKIVVLITDGLANVIKGRYYDRLSPCVFDSRPLNWVVTQANYAKEKHVIVYAVVFGEDKDPRCPSGQLIYHIGEPLMKQVVQITGGVYFRAVTTDDLYPIFHEIAGYDFVRLIPAP